One part of the Bacteroidia bacterium genome encodes these proteins:
- a CDS encoding radical SAM/SPASM domain-containing protein, which yields MLSLRKARLLTQTLRPRKVANFAALWSSFHYSRMLGKSRHWGNPAKIGFEPTTHCNLRCPECPSGLRSFTRPTGMGDLELFKSTMDQLHKDLIYLLLYFQGEPYLNPNFLEMAAYAKEKGIYSATSTNGHYLSESRAEETIKSGLSEIIISIDGTTQDTYAAYRVGGNLEKVKQGVRNLVAARKRLNSLHPFIMIQFLVVKPNQHQIEDIKQMGEELGVDKVMFKTAQIYDYEKGSELIPTIDRYSRYKKQANGSYQIKNSLENQCWKLWHGAEITWDGKVLPCCFDKDADYEMGSLQEKSFEEIWRNPIYESFRGNLLKSRAEIEICKNCSEGTKVWG from the coding sequence ATGCTATCCTTGCGCAAGGCTCGATTGCTGACACAAACCCTCAGACCCAGAAAAGTGGCAAATTTTGCTGCCCTTTGGTCATCCTTTCATTATTCCAGAATGTTAGGGAAAAGTCGGCATTGGGGAAATCCTGCAAAAATAGGCTTTGAGCCCACGACGCATTGCAATCTTCGCTGTCCGGAATGTCCCTCGGGTTTACGTTCCTTTACCCGTCCTACGGGTATGGGCGATTTGGAGCTTTTCAAATCGACCATGGATCAGCTTCACAAGGACCTTATATACCTTTTGTTATACTTTCAGGGGGAGCCTTACCTCAATCCCAATTTTTTAGAAATGGCTGCCTATGCCAAAGAGAAAGGAATTTATAGCGCCACAAGTACCAATGGCCATTATCTTTCAGAATCAAGGGCAGAGGAAACCATCAAAAGTGGCCTTTCGGAGATCATTATCTCTATTGACGGTACAACGCAGGATACCTATGCTGCTTATAGAGTTGGGGGCAATCTCGAAAAAGTAAAACAGGGGGTGAGGAATCTGGTAGCGGCCAGAAAGCGACTAAATAGTTTGCATCCTTTTATCATGATTCAGTTTTTGGTCGTCAAACCCAACCAACATCAGATTGAGGATATTAAACAGATGGGAGAAGAATTGGGGGTAGATAAAGTCATGTTTAAAACGGCTCAGATTTATGACTACGAAAAGGGAAGCGAGCTTATACCGACAATAGATCGCTATAGTCGGTATAAAAAGCAGGCTAATGGCAGCTATCAGATTAAAAATAGCCTGGAAAACCAATGTTGGAAGCTTTGGCATGGAGCGGAAATTACCTGGGATGGTAAAGTCTTGCCCTGTTGTTTTGATAAGGATGCTGATTATGAAATGGGGAGTTTGCAGGAGAAATCCTTTGAGGAAATCTGGCGAAATCCAATTTATGAATCCTTCAGAGGAAATTTGCTCAAATCCAGAGCGGAAATCGAGATTTGTAAAAATTGTTCAGAGGGGACGAAAGTGTGGGGGTAA
- a CDS encoding type I restriction enzyme HsdR N-terminal domain-containing protein, which produces MIRQAQRDRYLFLNKKQDKVSYLPQGKTRKLSNPEESVQIQAYLSLIYKFGYPAEQIRVCEHIKIGSSSREADIVVYEDAACKTPLIIVECKKPKISASGFYEAIDQGFSYAAATHAKYVWTIAGKKSAAFKVMPGKIKERHKNRIRRIPTYKQTRKSKTVVRRKWEGLKNHAILGDTLLFSSVLIISTLLLSKAATEYHDWIYERTTFLWEDYGMNELWIYNLIISLASLFSLFFGALFMRSHRMFGVQKGKKRTMLFIIGMILLIPAWYVGTSEPDALWWSLDSFNSREYPIWTYLWPYIKSIPFQFFAVYALIWLASKAEGR; this is translated from the coding sequence TTGATAAGACAAGCACAAAGAGACCGATATTTGTTCCTGAACAAGAAACAAGACAAGGTTTCCTATCTACCCCAGGGAAAAACACGCAAACTCAGCAATCCCGAAGAATCTGTACAAATTCAGGCATATTTGAGCCTGATTTACAAATTTGGCTATCCGGCCGAACAGATACGCGTCTGCGAACATATCAAGATCGGTTCCTCTTCCAGAGAAGCAGATATTGTCGTGTATGAAGACGCTGCCTGCAAGACACCCTTGATCATCGTGGAGTGCAAAAAGCCCAAAATCTCTGCCTCTGGCTTTTATGAAGCCATAGACCAGGGTTTTTCCTATGCTGCCGCTACCCATGCAAAATACGTATGGACCATTGCGGGGAAGAAATCGGCCGCTTTTAAGGTGATGCCAGGAAAGATTAAGGAGCGACACAAAAATCGCATTCGGCGTATTCCTACCTACAAGCAGACTAGAAAATCCAAAACTGTCGTTCGAAGGAAATGGGAAGGCTTAAAAAATCATGCGATTCTGGGAGATACCCTCTTGTTTTCCTCTGTTCTTATCATTTCAACTTTACTTTTAAGTAAAGCTGCTACAGAATATCATGACTGGATCTACGAGCGGACGACTTTTTTGTGGGAAGATTATGGGATGAATGAATTGTGGATTTATAACCTCATCATTTCATTGGCCAGCTTATTCAGCCTCTTTTTTGGAGCTCTGTTCATGCGCTCTCATCGTATGTTTGGCGTTCAAAAAGGGAAAAAGCGAACCATGCTCTTTATCATTGGTATGATCCTCTTGATTCCCGCATGGTATGTCGGGACCTCAGAACCGGATGCCCTCTGGTGGAGCCTGGATAGCTTCAATAGCCGAGAATATCCCATCTGGACCTATCTCTGGCCCTATATCAAGTCCATTCCTTTTCAATTCTTTGCGGTTTATGCCCTGATTTGGTTGGCGAGTAAAGCGGAAGGGAGGTAA
- a CDS encoding DUF1501 domain-containing protein, producing the protein MKHKELPEDTSPLQLSRRHFLSRASAGIGVAALSALLPGCGETPLPTESQGIGGLIQPHHFARAKRVIYLFQSGGPAQMELFDYKPLLRDREGEDLPDSIRMGQRLTGMTANQAAFPLKAAFREFKQRGQSGAWVSDLVPHIASIADDLCFVKSLHTEAINHDPAMTFFQTGSQRSGRPSMGSWLSYGLGSSNENLPAFCVLLSKGSGRIAAAQPLSSRLWGTGFLPSLHQGVQFRSGKDPVLFLSNPEGVSDISRRQSLDFIKQLNQLYHQEVRDPEVRSRIAQYEMAYRMQSSVPEVMDVSGEPDYIYEMYGEESRIPGTYAANCLLARRLIERDVKFVQLYHQGWDHHNDLPEHLTAQCRDTDQASAALVKDLKQRGMLEDTLVIWGGEFGRTNYSQGLKRGDRYGRDHHPRCFTAWMAGGGIKAGTSYGETDEFGYNVAKDPVHVHDFQATILHLLGIDHEKLVFKHQGRRYRLTDVHGKVVKGLLA; encoded by the coding sequence ATGAAACATAAGGAACTTCCAGAAGATACTTCCCCTTTGCAATTGAGTCGCAGGCATTTCCTGAGTCGGGCTAGTGCAGGTATAGGTGTTGCGGCTTTGAGTGCTTTACTTCCCGGCTGCGGAGAAACTCCCCTTCCAACAGAAAGTCAAGGGATAGGAGGCCTGATTCAACCCCATCATTTCGCCAGAGCCAAACGAGTCATTTATTTGTTTCAAAGTGGAGGACCTGCCCAAATGGAACTTTTCGATTACAAGCCCTTATTGCGTGATCGGGAAGGGGAGGATTTGCCCGATTCGATTCGTATGGGGCAAAGATTGACTGGGATGACCGCTAATCAGGCTGCTTTTCCCCTGAAAGCTGCTTTCAGAGAATTTAAACAAAGAGGCCAATCCGGAGCCTGGGTGAGTGATCTTGTACCTCATATAGCCAGTATAGCAGATGATCTTTGTTTTGTGAAAAGCCTGCATACAGAAGCTATCAATCACGATCCGGCTATGACCTTTTTTCAAACCGGTTCTCAGAGAAGTGGCCGCCCGAGCATGGGCTCCTGGTTGAGTTATGGATTGGGAAGTAGCAATGAAAATTTGCCGGCCTTTTGTGTATTGCTGTCGAAAGGATCCGGTCGGATCGCAGCCGCACAACCGCTTTCCTCCCGACTCTGGGGAACGGGATTTCTACCTTCGCTGCATCAGGGCGTACAATTTCGTTCAGGCAAAGATCCGGTGCTCTTTCTCAGCAATCCGGAAGGCGTATCCGATATCAGCCGCAGGCAAAGCCTGGACTTCATCAAACAGCTCAATCAGCTTTACCATCAGGAAGTTCGCGATCCGGAAGTTCGATCCCGCATCGCCCAATACGAAATGGCTTACCGCATGCAATCTTCTGTCCCGGAAGTCATGGACGTATCTGGCGAGCCGGATTACATCTATGAGATGTATGGAGAAGAATCACGTATCCCTGGGACCTATGCTGCTAATTGCCTTTTGGCTCGACGGCTGATTGAGAGAGATGTGAAATTTGTTCAACTATACCACCAGGGTTGGGATCACCATAATGACCTCCCTGAACATCTGACTGCACAATGTCGTGATACCGATCAGGCATCTGCCGCTTTGGTCAAAGACCTCAAGCAAAGAGGTATGCTCGAAGATACCCTGGTCATTTGGGGCGGAGAATTTGGGCGAACCAATTATTCTCAGGGCCTCAAAAGAGGTGATAGGTATGGGCGGGACCATCATCCCCGCTGCTTTACAGCCTGGATGGCAGGTGGCGGCATCAAAGCCGGTACCAGCTATGGCGAAACCGATGAATTTGGCTATAACGTAGCCAAGGACCCCGTTCATGTCCATGATTTCCAGGCCACCATTCTGCATCTTCTCGGCATCGATCATGAAAAGCTGGTCTTCAAACATCAGGGTAGGAGATACCGATTGACAGATGTGCATGGGAAGGTGGTGAAAGGCCTACTGGCGTAG
- a CDS encoding DUF1553 domain-containing protein: protein MKHWSLSLIPILCLLLACSKGEEEKIAIASIPDKIDFNFHVKPILSDRCFKCHGPDEKVREANLRLDIKEGAFAMLDSSETSYAIVAGDLDASSLYHRIISNNPETVMPPPESNLSLEPHEIEILKKWIEQGAEWKDHWAFIPPQKTETPKKNSGWGTNEIDQFTRIKMEEQGLQPSPEASKEKLIRRLSFDLRGLPPDIKEIDAFLEDDSPDAYEKIIDAFMESESFGERLAMEWLDVSRYADSHGYQDDIERSMWPWRDWVIKAFNENLPYDQFVSWQLAGDLLPEPTYEQKLATGFNRNHKITQEVGVVDEEYRVEYVLDRVHTVSTSFLGLTMACAQCHDHKFDPISQKEFYQMFSFFNSVPEAGRVEYNVEVAEPSLPLPEETVESYKAYTKKLVQDQSRELAEYEKLFFSKEIEEEKLKPNEPQEATIPKGLLAYFPLDYLEDDIVKEEKGRIRPGKAYNQPVPVSGYSSGALEFNSKNYLDLGKIPDFNPNKAFSFSCWLYSVHGGAGGAILAPIFEGEEKARGMDFYVSWDRHLEFSLKGRVGKQLLKIRSREEIPPDRWVQVSLTYDGSRSQKGVSIYLDGEQLEGISLSDDLKSSVKAHSRMKIGRRAEERGMISGRLDELMFFNRRLDQQEVQELKHYNPLANLEARKVNDADKRLAYQYLHSQDKTYQRHVQRLKEYKIREMRTEDIILKPTMIMADMDSLRPTYMLDRGSYEAPTERVYPATPAHILSFPEELPKNRLGFAQWLFHAENPLTARVAVNRYWQMIFGRGIVGTPEDFGSQGDLPTHPELLDWLAIDFRESGWDLKALLKKMLMSATYRQSVASNKKLQEIDPQNIYLARGPVVRLQAEMVRDHALAVSGLLSPKIGGPSVKPYHPDGLWLETASGNQPLRKYIQDHGQDLYRKSMYTFWKRTIPPPSMIIFDAPPREECTVRRQSTSTPMQALVMLNDPQFIEASRLIAERMLREGGSNDRDRISFAFKLATSRAASDKELELLEELLIEHRQAFKKDPPKAVAYLNIGEYPDTEEFDKTELAAYAQLANAILNLTESIQKA from the coding sequence ATGAAGCACTGGTCTCTAAGTCTTATCCCTATTCTTTGTTTACTTCTTGCTTGTTCAAAAGGGGAGGAGGAAAAGATTGCTATTGCCAGTATTCCAGATAAAATAGATTTCAATTTTCATGTCAAACCTATTCTTTCAGACCGATGCTTTAAATGCCATGGTCCGGATGAAAAGGTTCGCGAAGCAAATCTGAGGCTGGACATCAAAGAGGGAGCCTTTGCTATGCTGGATAGTTCTGAAACTTCCTACGCTATAGTAGCCGGGGATCTTGATGCCAGCAGCCTTTATCACAGGATCATCAGCAATAATCCTGAGACAGTCATGCCTCCTCCTGAGTCTAATTTGTCTCTGGAACCACATGAAATAGAAATTCTGAAAAAATGGATAGAGCAAGGAGCTGAATGGAAGGACCATTGGGCTTTTATTCCCCCACAAAAGACCGAAACACCCAAAAAGAATAGTGGTTGGGGTACTAATGAAATCGACCAGTTTACCCGGATAAAAATGGAGGAGCAGGGACTCCAACCTTCTCCGGAAGCGAGCAAGGAAAAATTGATCCGAAGACTTTCTTTTGATCTAAGAGGATTGCCCCCGGATATAAAGGAAATTGATGCCTTTCTTGAGGATGATTCTCCGGATGCTTATGAGAAAATCATTGATGCATTTATGGAATCTGAGAGTTTTGGAGAAAGATTGGCTATGGAATGGCTGGATGTTTCACGTTATGCTGATTCACATGGCTATCAGGATGATATCGAAAGAAGTATGTGGCCCTGGAGAGATTGGGTGATAAAAGCTTTCAATGAAAATTTACCCTATGATCAGTTTGTAAGCTGGCAATTGGCGGGTGATTTACTGCCTGAGCCCACTTACGAACAGAAATTGGCTACTGGTTTTAATCGAAATCATAAAATTACGCAGGAGGTAGGAGTGGTTGATGAAGAGTATCGGGTGGAATATGTGTTGGATCGTGTGCACACTGTTTCAACTTCTTTCCTCGGCCTTACTATGGCCTGTGCACAATGCCATGACCATAAATTTGATCCCATTTCGCAGAAGGAGTTTTATCAAATGTTTAGCTTTTTCAATTCTGTTCCGGAAGCGGGAAGGGTGGAATATAATGTGGAAGTAGCTGAGCCAAGCTTACCTTTACCCGAAGAAACGGTGGAATCCTATAAGGCCTACACGAAAAAATTGGTTCAGGATCAAAGTCGTGAGTTGGCAGAATATGAAAAACTATTTTTCAGCAAGGAGATAGAAGAGGAGAAATTAAAACCTAATGAGCCACAAGAAGCTACTATACCGAAGGGTTTGCTTGCCTATTTTCCGCTTGACTACCTGGAAGATGATATAGTAAAAGAAGAAAAAGGACGAATTCGTCCTGGCAAAGCCTATAATCAACCGGTTCCGGTATCCGGCTATTCCTCAGGAGCCCTGGAGTTTAATAGCAAAAATTATCTGGACCTCGGAAAAATTCCAGACTTTAATCCTAATAAAGCTTTTAGTTTTTCCTGCTGGTTGTACAGCGTACATGGGGGAGCTGGGGGAGCAATTCTGGCTCCGATTTTTGAGGGCGAGGAAAAAGCCAGAGGCATGGATTTCTACGTTTCCTGGGATAGGCATCTGGAGTTTTCTCTTAAGGGGCGCGTGGGAAAACAATTACTAAAAATCAGAAGCAGGGAAGAAATACCTCCGGACAGGTGGGTGCAGGTAAGTCTCACCTATGATGGCTCAAGAAGTCAGAAAGGTGTGAGCATTTATTTGGACGGAGAACAATTGGAAGGGATTTCATTGTCCGATGATTTGAAGTCTTCCGTTAAAGCTCATTCTCGCATGAAAATAGGGCGTAGAGCTGAAGAGAGAGGAATGATCAGTGGGAGATTGGATGAACTGATGTTTTTCAATCGGCGACTCGATCAACAGGAAGTCCAAGAGCTTAAGCACTACAATCCTTTGGCAAATCTGGAAGCAAGAAAGGTAAATGATGCCGATAAACGCCTGGCCTATCAATATCTCCATTCTCAGGACAAAACCTATCAGCGTCATGTCCAGCGCTTAAAAGAGTACAAGATTCGAGAAATGAGGACAGAGGATATTATCCTAAAGCCAACCATGATCATGGCAGATATGGATTCTCTGCGTCCGACTTATATGCTGGATCGAGGTTCATATGAAGCTCCTACAGAACGGGTATATCCTGCTACACCTGCTCATATACTCTCCTTTCCGGAGGAGCTTCCCAAAAACAGACTTGGCTTTGCTCAATGGCTTTTCCATGCAGAGAATCCCCTCACTGCTCGGGTAGCCGTAAATCGCTATTGGCAAATGATCTTTGGAAGAGGGATTGTCGGAACACCGGAAGATTTTGGAAGCCAGGGAGATTTGCCTACTCATCCTGAATTATTGGATTGGCTGGCGATAGATTTCAGAGAATCAGGCTGGGATCTAAAGGCGCTCCTCAAAAAAATGCTGATGTCTGCCACCTACAGACAAAGCGTTGCCTCCAATAAAAAACTCCAGGAAATCGATCCTCAGAATATTTACCTCGCGAGAGGCCCGGTAGTTCGTCTACAGGCAGAAATGGTTCGCGATCATGCGCTTGCTGTTTCCGGTTTGTTAAGCCCAAAAATCGGAGGTCCTAGTGTAAAACCCTATCATCCGGATGGACTTTGGTTGGAAACTGCCTCAGGAAATCAGCCCTTGCGAAAATACATACAGGATCATGGACAGGATCTTTATAGAAAGAGTATGTACACCTTTTGGAAGCGTACCATTCCTCCTCCATCCATGATCATTTTTGATGCACCTCCGAGAGAGGAATGTACGGTCAGAAGGCAATCTACCAGCACGCCTATGCAGGCCCTGGTTATGCTAAATGATCCTCAATTTATTGAAGCTTCTCGTCTGATTGCAGAAAGGATGCTGAGAGAGGGCGGATCCAATGATCGAGATCGGATCAGCTTTGCTTTTAAGTTGGCGACTTCGCGTGCTGCTTCAGATAAAGAGCTAGAACTTCTGGAAGAATTGTTAATCGAACATCGCCAGGCATTTAAGAAAGACCCCCCAAAGGCAGTTGCCTATTTGAATATTGGTGAATACCCGGATACGGAAGAATTTGATAAAACGGAACTTGCTGCTTATGCCCAGTTGGCCAATGCTATTTTGAACCTAACTGAAAGCATCCAGAAAGCCTGA
- a CDS encoding c-type cytochrome domain-containing protein → MLLASDFGLFLGRFHPLIVHFPIGILLLAVFLKWRNSKSPSEGLSRAISYSFFWGAISAIFAAFFGWQLADGGGYNDDAIFWHRWTGVGLAVLASVLWWFHRPDKSLDKKILTGMSAAMVILLTVAGHLGGNITHGEGYLLAYAPAFLKGGDVAEEENNRNLPLRPDSVMVYQHLVEPILEENCFSCHNESKTKGKLLMTTPETLAEGGSHGPIYIAGKSWESEMLRRVTLPNSSEKRMPPEGDPLTFQEIKVIEWWINNGAKFDNSITSQEVSEDMKSLLMAEYSLDTKPRPFVELIKVEPLDDAIIAEIENNGFKVSALAETNNLLSVSPKSGVELSPENIASLEKAQKHITWLNLAKMNISDEMLAAIGKLENLSRLRLEKNPITDEGVKALSGLKNLESLNLYATEVTDAGLEPIAALSSLKNLYLWQSKVSKEAALKFRADHPKVEVNIGFELASADSGDEEDSQSE, encoded by the coding sequence ATGCTACTTGCATCAGATTTTGGTCTGTTTCTCGGCCGTTTTCATCCGCTGATTGTTCACTTTCCTATAGGGATTTTGCTGCTGGCGGTTTTTTTGAAATGGAGAAACAGTAAATCTCCTTCCGAAGGCCTAAGCAGAGCCATTAGCTACAGTTTTTTCTGGGGAGCAATTTCAGCAATTTTTGCTGCCTTTTTTGGTTGGCAATTGGCTGATGGAGGAGGATATAATGATGACGCGATCTTTTGGCACAGATGGACCGGAGTGGGGCTGGCGGTGCTTGCATCCGTACTCTGGTGGTTTCATCGCCCCGACAAAAGTCTGGATAAAAAGATTCTGACCGGCATGAGTGCTGCAATGGTTATTCTTTTGACAGTAGCTGGGCATTTGGGAGGAAACATCACCCATGGAGAAGGATATCTGCTTGCCTATGCACCTGCATTCCTGAAAGGAGGAGATGTTGCCGAAGAGGAAAATAATCGCAACTTACCTCTGCGCCCGGATTCGGTAATGGTATATCAGCATTTGGTAGAACCAATTTTAGAGGAAAATTGCTTTAGCTGTCATAATGAAAGCAAAACCAAAGGGAAGCTTTTGATGACCACTCCGGAAACATTAGCAGAAGGAGGAAGTCATGGACCTATTTATATAGCTGGCAAATCCTGGGAGAGTGAAATGCTTCGAAGAGTAACCCTTCCCAACAGCAGCGAAAAAAGAATGCCTCCCGAAGGCGATCCCCTTACTTTCCAGGAAATAAAAGTGATAGAATGGTGGATCAATAATGGAGCAAAATTTGATAATTCGATTACTTCTCAGGAAGTATCTGAAGATATGAAGTCTTTACTCATGGCAGAATATAGCCTGGATACCAAGCCCAGACCCTTTGTTGAGCTGATAAAAGTTGAGCCTTTGGATGATGCGATTATTGCTGAAATCGAAAACAATGGGTTTAAAGTAAGCGCTTTGGCAGAGACAAATAATTTGCTCAGCGTAAGTCCAAAATCCGGCGTGGAGCTCAGTCCTGAAAATATCGCAAGCCTTGAGAAAGCTCAAAAGCATATTACCTGGCTCAATTTGGCGAAAATGAACATTAGCGATGAGATGTTAGCAGCGATTGGAAAGCTGGAAAATTTGAGCCGTTTGCGCCTGGAGAAAAATCCCATAACAGATGAAGGGGTGAAAGCCCTCTCAGGCTTGAAAAATCTGGAATCTCTCAATCTGTATGCTACCGAAGTTACGGATGCTGGTTTGGAACCCATAGCAGCTTTATCCAGTCTGAAAAATCTCTATCTCTGGCAAAGCAAAGTAAGTAAAGAAGCTGCCCTGAAGTTTAGGGCAGATCATCCTAAGGTGGAAGTCAATATCGGATTTGAGCTAGCTTCTGCAGATAGTGGAGATGAAGAGGACTCCCAATCTGAATGA
- a CDS encoding VOC family protein, translating to MFPASISLSFGNFLITLSSSPIILPIHHIVLGVKNLSEAVAEFEAQGFTLSEGGQHQGGFSHNALIHFEDGSFLELFAFRSSLKVALLRLADRLGLLEKMKAREKMGHMPRFMKCLHGEEGIMDFAMLVHDIDKYKDRVSYEDIGPAIPFSRIRPDGSEISWKLAFPTELKLPFLMSPYQPPQEVPEDKRKHSNGALGIRQLDIIVQNWDNHFQSFLRFLDTTPQIGREAKEPKASFMINKQHILLKSTSDARFCGIHKIHLLGAQGEKKEINLRNILIDIHQS from the coding sequence TTGTTTCCTGCATCTATTTCTTTATCATTTGGCAATTTCCTCATTACTTTAAGCTCTAGTCCTATCATCCTCCCTATCCATCATATCGTACTTGGCGTAAAGAATCTCTCTGAGGCCGTGGCCGAATTTGAAGCTCAGGGTTTCACCCTAAGTGAAGGAGGGCAACATCAGGGAGGATTCTCCCACAATGCACTTATCCATTTTGAAGACGGCAGTTTTCTAGAGCTTTTTGCTTTTAGAAGCAGTCTCAAAGTTGCTTTATTACGCCTGGCTGATCGACTGGGCTTACTTGAAAAGATGAAAGCCCGGGAAAAAATGGGGCACATGCCACGCTTCATGAAGTGCTTACATGGGGAAGAAGGGATTATGGACTTTGCCATGTTGGTTCATGACATTGATAAATACAAAGACAGGGTTTCTTATGAGGATATTGGTCCAGCAATTCCCTTTTCACGAATTCGACCAGATGGCAGTGAGATCAGTTGGAAATTGGCTTTCCCCACTGAATTGAAGCTCCCTTTTCTCATGAGTCCTTATCAACCTCCACAAGAAGTTCCTGAGGATAAACGCAAACATTCAAATGGAGCTTTAGGAATCCGCCAATTGGATATAATTGTTCAGAACTGGGATAATCATTTCCAATCTTTTTTGCGCTTTTTAGATACTACCCCTCAGATTGGCAGAGAAGCCAAAGAGCCCAAGGCTTCCTTTATGATAAATAAGCAGCATATCCTCCTCAAATCCACCAGCGATGCCAGATTTTGTGGCATCCATAAAATACACCTTCTAGGTGCTCAGGGAGAGAAGAAAGAGATAAATCTGAGAAATATCCTGATTGATATTCATCAAAGCTGA
- the gtfA gene encoding sucrose phosphorylase: MKNKVQLITYVNRFGGKTLSDLQGLLEGPLKGLFGGVHILPFYYPIDGEDAGFDPIDHTQVDPQLGDWESIRSLSDEVEIMADLIVNHMSADSPQFQDVMEKGSDSPHADLFLTYSRIFPKGATEEELVQIYRPRPGFPFTKMKSQNGEQKLYWTTFTSKQVDIDVKHPAGKTYLESILKKFQQAGIGMIRIDAVGYAIKTPGTTCFMTPHTYEFIEDLSAAAGQLGIEVLVEIHAYYKQQIEIAKKVDRVYDFALPPLILHSLFKQDSAGIKKWLKISPRNAITVLDTHDGIGIVDIGAGALAGEEEGLIAPEDIDDLVESIHEKSQGKSRLATGAAASNLDLYQVNCTFFDALGGDRHQYLLARLIQFFCPGIPQVYYVGFLAGENDMNLLEKTGVGRDINREYFSREALLEHLDKDVVKNLSQLIRFRNDHPAFEGEFELKDSDSKSLILRWEKDEDYAELSLDLEAYEFQLSFSANNQERSVKNHFDFSLDSIRA; encoded by the coding sequence ATGAAGAATAAAGTTCAGCTTATCACCTACGTAAATCGATTTGGGGGAAAGACGCTATCCGATTTGCAAGGCTTATTGGAGGGACCTTTGAAAGGGCTTTTTGGCGGTGTCCATATCCTGCCTTTTTACTACCCTATTGACGGCGAAGATGCTGGCTTTGATCCGATTGATCATACGCAGGTTGATCCGCAATTGGGAGATTGGGAATCAATTAGATCTTTATCTGATGAAGTCGAGATTATGGCTGATCTGATCGTGAATCATATGTCTGCCGATTCTCCACAGTTTCAGGATGTCATGGAGAAGGGCTCCGATTCGCCACATGCAGATCTATTTCTGACCTATTCCCGGATTTTCCCTAAAGGGGCTACCGAAGAAGAGCTTGTACAAATCTATCGGCCGCGTCCTGGTTTTCCATTTACAAAAATGAAGTCCCAAAACGGGGAGCAAAAACTGTACTGGACGACCTTTACGTCCAAACAGGTCGATATTGATGTAAAACATCCTGCCGGCAAGACTTATCTGGAAAGTATACTGAAGAAGTTCCAGCAGGCGGGGATTGGAATGATCCGAATAGATGCTGTAGGCTACGCCATCAAAACTCCCGGGACCACCTGCTTTATGACCCCTCATACCTATGAATTTATTGAGGACTTAAGTGCAGCGGCTGGGCAGTTGGGTATAGAAGTTCTGGTTGAAATACATGCATATTATAAACAGCAGATAGAAATTGCCAAAAAGGTAGATCGAGTCTATGATTTTGCTTTGCCTCCTCTCATTTTACATAGCCTCTTCAAACAAGATTCTGCAGGAATAAAAAAGTGGCTGAAAATTAGCCCAAGAAATGCCATCACGGTTCTGGATACTCATGATGGAATTGGTATCGTAGATATTGGTGCTGGTGCTTTGGCAGGAGAAGAGGAAGGCCTGATTGCACCAGAGGATATTGACGATCTGGTGGAAAGCATTCATGAAAAAAGCCAGGGAAAATCAAGGCTGGCAACAGGCGCAGCCGCTTCCAATCTGGATCTCTATCAGGTCAACTGTACTTTCTTTGATGCATTGGGAGGAGATAGGCATCAGTATTTATTAGCAAGACTTATCCAATTCTTTTGTCCCGGAATACCTCAAGTATACTATGTAGGTTTTCTGGCTGGAGAAAATGATATGAACCTCCTGGAAAAAACAGGAGTGGGGAGAGACATTAACCGAGAATACTTTAGCCGTGAAGCACTTCTGGAGCATTTGGATAAGGATGTTGTGAAAAATCTTTCTCAACTAATCCGCTTTAGAAATGATCATCCGGCCTTCGAAGGGGAATTTGAGCTCAAGGATTCCGATAGTAAAAGTTTGATTCTCCGCTGGGAGAAAGATGAAGACTATGCGGAATTATCTCTCGATCTGGAAGCTTATGAATTCCAGCTGAGTTTTAGTGCTAATAATCAGGAAAGGAGCGTCAAAAACCACTTTGATTTTTCCCTCGATAGCATCAGAGCCTAA